The following are from one region of the Salvia splendens isolate huo1 chromosome 2, SspV2, whole genome shotgun sequence genome:
- the LOC121761763 gene encoding thylakoid lumenal 15 kDa protein 1, chloroplastic-like, whose amino-acid sequence MAALNFCCCSNLSPLPNLTTSLSHRQNSHSLTASSPLASCSPPQVTQFRSNLSSICDSFSKASVLALVSASLVFASNPALAFKGGGPYGVEVTRGQDLTGKDFSGKTLIKQDFKTSILRQANFKGAKLLGASFFDADLTGADLSDADLRGADFSLANVTKVNLSNANLEGALTTGNTSFKGSIITGADFTDVPLRDDQRELLCKVADGTNPVTGNETRETLLCK is encoded by the exons ATGGCTGCTCTCAACTTCTGCTGTTGTTCCAATCTCTCCCCTCTTCCAAACCTCACCACATCTCTCTCTCACCGCCAAAATTCCCACTCCCTCACCGCTTCCTCTCCCCTTGCCAGCTGCAGTCCGCCGCAG GTCACTCAATTTCGGAGCAATCTGTCTTCCATATGTGATTCATTCTCTAAAGCAAGTGTCCTTGCACTAGTTTCCGCTTCACTTGTTTTTGCTTCCAACCCTGCCCTCGCATTTAAG GGGGGAGGTCCTTATGGTGTTGAAGTAACAAGGGGGCAGGATCTAACTGGGAAAGATTTTAGTGGAAAGACATTGATCAAGCAAGATTTTAAGACG TCAATACTAAGGCAAGCAAACTTTAAAGGTGCTAAATTACTGGGTGCCAGCTTCTTTGATGCTGATTTAACAG GAGCCGATCTTTCTGATGCTGATCTTCGAGGAGCAGATTTCTCCTTGGCTAATGTAACAAAG GTAAATTTGAGCAATGCCAACCTCGAAGGAGCACTTACTACGGGCAATACATCTTTCAAGGGTTCCATAATAACTGGTGCAG ACTTTACGGATGTGCCATTGAGAGATGACCAACGggagttactatgcaaagttgCGGACGG GACGAACCCGGTAACAGGTAACGAAACCAGAGAGACATTGCTTTGCAAGTAG
- the LOC121789757 gene encoding protein HESO1-like isoform X1 encodes MNGYNPVEQTVNEILRAINPSKEDWTIRFHIINEVRAVIESIESLRGATVEPYGSFVSNLFTKWGDVDISIELPNGSYISSPGRKHKQSLLADIIKALRKKGGYRRLKFISNARVPIVKFEGNFNISCDLSVNNLSGQMKSKILFWITGIDSRFRDLVLLVKEWAKTHHINDSKSGTLNSYCLSLLVLFHFQTLKPAILPPLVEIYPGNMADDLTGVRAVAEKNIEDTCAVNIKKIWADRSRAINRSSLSELFLSFLAKFSDICSRASTQGINPYMGHAEDININMRWLPKTYALFVEDPFEQPANTARAVSSDQLIKIAEAIQVTRQMLVSPNQNQASLFSVLVGPHVSWLERRASVSTSTMQQYTSASISRNAPFNRNTPISSNGVKTRPERKQQPLQTLQKSRNKVMDKPQNGESNGSDHASTSQKQQVWRPRSEPKAENNSSGD; translated from the exons ATGAATGGCTATAATCCGGTAGAGCAAACTGTGAACGAAATTCTTCGTGCAATCAATCCCTCGAAAGAAGATTGGACGATTAGATTTCATATTATAAATGAGGTCCGAGCTGTTATTGAATCCATAGAAAGTTTGAGAG GTGCAACTGTAGAACCATATGGATCTTTTGTTTCCAACCTCTTTACAAAATGGGGAGATGTAGATATATCCATTGAGTTGCCAAATGGTTCATATATTTCTTCTCCTGGAAGGAAACACAAACAAAGCTTGCTAGCGGATATCATAAAAGCTCTGAGAAAAAAAG GTGGATATCGCAGGCTAAAGTTTATCTCCAATGCAAGGGTACCTATTGTGAAGTTTGAGGGGAACTTTAACATCTCATGTGACCTTTCAGTCAACAACTTAAGTGGGCAAATGAAGTCAAAAATATTATTCTGGATCACTGGGATCGATAGCCGCTTCCGTGATCTGGTTCTACTG GTCAAGGAATGGGCCAAAACTCACCATATCAATGATTCGAAATCTGGAACTTTGAACTCGTATTGTCTAAGTCTACTTGTGCTTTTTCATTTTCAG ACTTTGAAACCTGCTATATTACCTCCTCTTGTAGAAATATACCCAGGGAATATGGCTGACGACCTTACAG GTGTGCGAGCTGTTgcagaaaaaaatattgaagaTACTTGTGCtgtaaacattaaaaaaatttgggCAGATAGGTCAAGAGCGATCAACCGGAGCTCTTTGTCCGAGCTCTTCCTTTCCTTCCTTGCTAAG TTTTCTGATATTTGTTCAAGAGCTTCTACACAAGGTATCAACCCATATATGGGCCATGCGGAGGATATTAACATCAACATGAGATGGCTGCCTAAAACCTATGCATTATTT GTTGAAGATCCCTTTGAGCAGCCCGCTAATACAGCTAGGGCAGTCAGCAGCGATCAATTAATAAAGATTGCAGAAGCAATTCAAGTGACTCGTCAAATGCTTGTCTCGCCAAATCAAAATCAAGCTTCTCTTTTTTCAGTTTTGGTGGGTCCACATGTATCGTGGTTAGAAAGGAGAGCATCTGTATCAACTTCAACAATGCAGCAATATACGTCAGCATCTATTAGCAGGAATGCACCTTTTAACAGGAATACTCCTATTAGCAGTAATGGCGTTAAGACACGACCAGAGAGAAAGCAGCAGCCTTTGCAAACACTGCAGAAGTCTCGTAACAAAGTAATGGATAAACCTCAAAATGGGGAAAGTAATGGATCTGATCATGCATCTACAAGTCAGAAACAGCAAGTTTGGAGGCCGAGATCTGAGCCCAAAGCAGAAAATAACAGTTCAGGTGACTGA
- the LOC121789757 gene encoding protein HESO1-like isoform X2 yields the protein MNGYNPVEQTVNEILRAINPSKEDWTIRFHIINEVRAVIESIESLRGATVEPYGSFVSNLFTKWGDVDISIELPNGSYISSPGRKHKQSLLADIIKALRKKGGYRRLKFISNARVPIVKFEGNFNISCDLSVNNLSGQMKSKILFWITGIDSRFRDLVLLVKEWAKTHHINDSKSGTLNSYCLSLLVLFHFQTLKPAILPPLVEIYPGNMADDLTGVRAVAEKNIEDTCAVNIKKIWADRSRAINRSSLSELFLSFLAKVEDPFEQPANTARAVSSDQLIKIAEAIQVTRQMLVSPNQNQASLFSVLVGPHVSWLERRASVSTSTMQQYTSASISRNAPFNRNTPISSNGVKTRPERKQQPLQTLQKSRNKVMDKPQNGESNGSDHASTSQKQQVWRPRSEPKAENNSSGD from the exons ATGAATGGCTATAATCCGGTAGAGCAAACTGTGAACGAAATTCTTCGTGCAATCAATCCCTCGAAAGAAGATTGGACGATTAGATTTCATATTATAAATGAGGTCCGAGCTGTTATTGAATCCATAGAAAGTTTGAGAG GTGCAACTGTAGAACCATATGGATCTTTTGTTTCCAACCTCTTTACAAAATGGGGAGATGTAGATATATCCATTGAGTTGCCAAATGGTTCATATATTTCTTCTCCTGGAAGGAAACACAAACAAAGCTTGCTAGCGGATATCATAAAAGCTCTGAGAAAAAAAG GTGGATATCGCAGGCTAAAGTTTATCTCCAATGCAAGGGTACCTATTGTGAAGTTTGAGGGGAACTTTAACATCTCATGTGACCTTTCAGTCAACAACTTAAGTGGGCAAATGAAGTCAAAAATATTATTCTGGATCACTGGGATCGATAGCCGCTTCCGTGATCTGGTTCTACTG GTCAAGGAATGGGCCAAAACTCACCATATCAATGATTCGAAATCTGGAACTTTGAACTCGTATTGTCTAAGTCTACTTGTGCTTTTTCATTTTCAG ACTTTGAAACCTGCTATATTACCTCCTCTTGTAGAAATATACCCAGGGAATATGGCTGACGACCTTACAG GTGTGCGAGCTGTTgcagaaaaaaatattgaagaTACTTGTGCtgtaaacattaaaaaaatttgggCAGATAGGTCAAGAGCGATCAACCGGAGCTCTTTGTCCGAGCTCTTCCTTTCCTTCCTTGCTAAG GTTGAAGATCCCTTTGAGCAGCCCGCTAATACAGCTAGGGCAGTCAGCAGCGATCAATTAATAAAGATTGCAGAAGCAATTCAAGTGACTCGTCAAATGCTTGTCTCGCCAAATCAAAATCAAGCTTCTCTTTTTTCAGTTTTGGTGGGTCCACATGTATCGTGGTTAGAAAGGAGAGCATCTGTATCAACTTCAACAATGCAGCAATATACGTCAGCATCTATTAGCAGGAATGCACCTTTTAACAGGAATACTCCTATTAGCAGTAATGGCGTTAAGACACGACCAGAGAGAAAGCAGCAGCCTTTGCAAACACTGCAGAAGTCTCGTAACAAAGTAATGGATAAACCTCAAAATGGGGAAAGTAATGGATCTGATCATGCATCTACAAGTCAGAAACAGCAAGTTTGGAGGCCGAGATCTGAGCCCAAAGCAGAAAATAACAGTTCAGGTGACTGA